The genomic interval AAAAACTAATTGACAAAGAAAAAGAAATAGGAAAAAATCTTGAACTTAGATTATACACAAAAATTAGTATGGGAGATGGTCATCAATATAATAATCCTTGGTTGCAAGAGCTTCCGGATCCCATTACGCGTACCACATGGGATAATTATTTGACTATATCATATTCCGATGCAAATAAAATGGAATTGAAAAATTGGAATTCGGGAGATGGATCTTTAAATGGTAACTGTGTAAATTTAATTAAGAATAATAAAACGATAATTCAAAATATTCCTATTTTTATTCAACCTGGACAAGCTGTAGGATCTGTAGGATTAGCTTTTGGCTATGGGCAAAAAAAAGGAAAATTATCTAAACTAGTTAATGGAAAAAATGCTTACAGAGGTTATGAAAATTTTTTCATAGTACAAAATAATATACAAATAAAAAAAGTAGATAAAATACATAAATTTGCTTGTGTGCAGCTGCATCACACAACAGTAGGAAGAAGTTTAGTGAAAGAAACTAATTTGGATACATTTTTAAACAACCCAAAAGAAGTTTGGAATGAAGAAGAAAAAGTTTTAACTCATAAAGGAATGTTTTCTCAAGAAAAAATTTCGATTTGGGATAAAAACCATGAAAATAAAAATGGACATCATTTTAATTTATCCATAGATTTAAATGCCTGTATTGGATGTGGATCTTGTATAATCGCATGTCATTCTGAAAACAACGTACCTGTTGTTGGAAAAGAGGAAATAGAGAAATCTAGAGATATGCATTGGTTACGTATAGATAGGTATTATTTTCCACAAGAAGAAAAAGAAGAAAATGATGAAAATGAAAAAGATATTTATAAGAATCCAAAAGTAATATTTCAACCGATCATGTGTCAACATTGTGATCATGCGCCTTGTGAAACAGTATGTCCTGTTGGAGCGACTTCTCATGGAATACAAGGGCAAAATATGATGGCCTATAATCGTTGTGTAGGAACTCGTTATTGTGCAAATAATTGTCCTTATAAAGTTAGAAGGTTTAATTGGTTTAATTATGCTAATAATCAAAAATTTGATTTTAACATGAATAATACTTTGGGAAAAATGGTTCTAAATCCAGATGTCGTTGTTAGAACTAGAGGAGTTATGGAAAAATGTTCTTTATGCATACAAAGAACGCAATATGCTATAGGCATTGCAAAAAAAGAAAATAGAAAAGTTAAAGACCAAGAATTTGAAACAGCTTGCAGCATTTCTTGTCCAACCAAAGCCATTACTTTTGGAGACGTTAATGATATGAATAGTCTTATTTCTAAAAAAATAAAAAATTCTAGATCTTATAAACTATTAGATTTTATAGGAGTAAGACCTAATGTATCTTATCAATTGAAAATTAGAAATAAAAAGAAAAATGAAATAGAGAAAATGAAATAGAGAAAATGAAATAGAGAAAATGAAATAGAGAAAATTATGTTAAATCATTATGAATCTCCTATAAGAAAACCCCTAATTTTAGGAAAAAAAACATTTGAAAATATCAGCGATGATATATTAAATCCTATAAATAATAAAGCCGGAAATCTGTGGTGGATATCTTTATTTATTTCTATTTTAGCTTTTTTATGGGGATTAGGGTGCATTTTTTATACAATAGGAACAGGGATTGGTGTATGGGGATTAAATAAAACTATTAACTGGGCTTGGGATATTACCAATTTTGTTTGGTGGGTTGGAATCGGTCATGCTGGAACTTTAATTTCAGCTGTTTTGTTATTATTTCGTCAAAAATGGCGTTTGTCTATTAATCGTTCAGCAGAAGCAATGACAATTTTTGCAGTAATCCAAGCAGGATTATTTCCTATTATTCATATGGGAAGACCATGGAATGCTCATTGGGTATTACCTATACCTAATCAATTTGGAACTTTATGGCCAAATTTTAATTCTCCTTTATTATGGGATGTATTTGCTATTAGTACTTATTTTTCTGTTTCTACAGTTTTTTGGTTCATGGGATTAATTCCAGATTTCGCAATGATACGAGATCGGATTTCAGATCCTTTTCAAAAAAAAATATATAGTATTCTGAGTTTTGGATGGGGGGGGACATCAAAAGATTGGCAAAGGTTCGAAGAAGTTTCCTTAATTTTAGCTGGTTTATGCACTCCATTAGTATTCTCTGTACATACCATAGTTTCTTTTGATTTTTCTACTTCTGTTATTAAGGGTTGGCATAGCACAATATTTCCTCCTTATTTTGTGGCAGGAGCTATATTTTCTGGCTTTGCTATGGTACAAACTTTATTAGGCGTAGCAAGAAAAGTTCTTTCTTTGGAAGATTATATTACCAAAAACCATGTTGAATACATGAATATGATTATTTTATTAACAGGAGGAATTGTTTTATTAGCTTATATTTCAGAATTTATTCTTGCTTGGTATTCAGGAAATCCTTTTGAAAAATTCATTTATTTTTCTGTAGAAGCGTCTAAAGGGCCATTTTGGTGGGCTTTTTGGGCTTTGATCATCTGTAATGTTATTATTCCTCAATTTTTATGGATTAAATCTATACGAAGAAGCTTTTTCTGGTCTTATGTTATAGCTATCATCATAAATATTGGAATGTGGTTTGAGAGGTTTGACATTATTGTTTTAAACTTGAGTCATGATTATCTTCCTTCTTCTTGGACAGGTTTTATTCCTTCATTTGTAGATGTTGGAATCTTTATAGGAACTATTGGGCTATTTTTCATGCTTTATTTGTTATACATACGTGTTTTTCCTGTTATTTCACAATCAGAATTAAAAACAATATTGAACCCTGATCATGAGAAAA from Blattabacterium cuenoti carries:
- the nrfD gene encoding NrfD/PsrC family molybdoenzyme membrane anchor subunit; protein product: MLNHYESPIRKPLILGKKTFENISDDILNPINNKAGNLWWISLFISILAFLWGLGCIFYTIGTGIGVWGLNKTINWAWDITNFVWWVGIGHAGTLISAVLLLFRQKWRLSINRSAEAMTIFAVIQAGLFPIIHMGRPWNAHWVLPIPNQFGTLWPNFNSPLLWDVFAISTYFSVSTVFWFMGLIPDFAMIRDRISDPFQKKIYSILSFGWGGTSKDWQRFEEVSLILAGLCTPLVFSVHTIVSFDFSTSVIKGWHSTIFPPYFVAGAIFSGFAMVQTLLGVARKVLSLEDYITKNHVEYMNMIILLTGGIVLLAYISEFILAWYSGNPFEKFIYFSVEASKGPFWWAFWALIICNVIIPQFLWIKSIRRSFFWSYVIAIIINIGMWFERFDIIVLNLSHDYLPSSWTGFIPSFVDVGIFIGTIGLFFMLYLLYIRVFPVISQSELKTILNPDHEKK